The proteins below come from a single uncultured Carboxylicivirga sp. genomic window:
- a CDS encoding succinate CoA transferase, producing MSFKILTPEEAASYIHNDATVAFSGFTPAGSPKVVPKAIAAKADAEHAAGREFKIGVISGASTGDSLDGSLARANAVKFRTPYQSNKDLRNSINSGGVEYFDMHLSALAQEMRYGFFGDIDVAIIEAADITPSGEVVLTSGVGISPTAARLAKRVIIELNKKHPAKIKGLHDIYEPLDPPYRKSIPVHSPEMRIGDTVLRIDPAKIMGIVETDAPDETGGFAPVDEVTQKIGDNVAAFLVREIRKGTIPKEFLPIQSGVGNIANAVLGSLGSNAEIPPFKMYTEVIQESVIELMRKGEITFASGCSLTVSPPVLESIYEDYDFFKDKLVLRPQEISNNPELVRQLGLITINTAIEADIFGNINSTHVLGTKMMNGIGGSGDFTRNSFLSIFTCPSVAKGGSISAIVPLVSHQDHSEHSVKVVITEQGVADLRGKSPRQRAEAIIENCVHPDYKDILRGYLKLTAGAPQTPQALNAAFKMHTEFLTSGDMKNTKWE from the coding sequence ATGTCATTTAAAATATTAACTCCAGAAGAAGCTGCATCATACATCCATAATGATGCAACTGTTGCCTTTAGCGGTTTTACTCCGGCAGGGTCTCCTAAAGTTGTACCTAAAGCAATTGCAGCAAAAGCAGACGCTGAGCATGCTGCGGGCAGAGAATTTAAAATTGGTGTCATCTCAGGTGCATCAACAGGCGACTCGCTAGATGGTTCTTTAGCTCGTGCTAATGCTGTAAAATTCCGTACTCCGTATCAATCAAACAAAGACCTGCGTAATTCTATTAATAGTGGTGGTGTTGAGTACTTTGATATGCACTTGTCGGCTTTAGCACAGGAGATGCGTTATGGTTTTTTTGGCGATATTGATGTGGCTATTATCGAAGCTGCTGATATAACACCAAGCGGTGAGGTTGTTTTAACTTCAGGTGTTGGTATTTCACCAACTGCTGCACGTTTAGCTAAGAGAGTTATTATTGAATTAAATAAAAAGCACCCTGCAAAAATTAAGGGTTTGCATGATATTTATGAACCGTTAGATCCTCCTTACAGAAAATCAATTCCTGTTCATTCACCTGAAATGCGTATTGGGGATACTGTATTAAGAATTGATCCTGCTAAAATTATGGGTATTGTTGAAACCGATGCTCCTGATGAAACAGGTGGTTTTGCTCCGGTTGATGAGGTTACTCAAAAGATTGGTGATAACGTGGCTGCTTTCTTAGTTAGAGAAATCAGAAAAGGCACTATCCCCAAAGAGTTTTTGCCAATCCAATCAGGTGTGGGTAATATTGCAAACGCAGTATTAGGTTCGTTGGGTTCTAACGCTGAAATCCCTCCGTTTAAAATGTATACTGAGGTAATTCAGGAATCGGTAATCGAATTAATGCGTAAAGGTGAAATTACTTTTGCTTCGGGTTGTTCATTAACTGTTTCTCCTCCGGTGTTAGAAAGTATTTACGAAGATTATGATTTCTTTAAAGATAAATTAGTTCTTCGTCCACAAGAAATTTCTAATAACCCAGAGTTAGTTCGTCAATTAGGTTTAATTACTATTAACACAGCTATTGAAGCTGATATTTTTGGTAACATTAATTCTACTCACGTATTGGGTACTAAAATGATGAACGGTATTGGTGGTTCAGGTGACTTTACTCGTAATTCGTTCTTATCAATATTCACGTGTCCTTCTGTTGCTAAAGGTGGTTCCATTTCGGCTATTGTTCCTTTGGTATCGCACCAGGATCACTCAGAACACTCTGTAAAAGTGGTTATTACAGAGCAAGGGGTTGCTGATTTAAGAGGTAAGTCTCCACGTCAGCGTGCTGAAGCAATTATTGAAAATTGTGTTCACCCTGATTATAAAGATATCTTAAGAGGATACTTAAAATTAACCGCAGGTGCACCACAAACTCCGCAAGCTTTGAATGCTGCATTTAAAATGCACACCGAATTTTTAACTTCGGGCGATATGAAAAATACTAAATGGGAGTAG
- a CDS encoding DUF6146 family protein, producing the protein MKKYMFFILILGVLIACSTSKNVTNKSKAEVEISSDSTEYELVVMDARFETYLASQSYPKDFYSNDYYKQWNIRYCTEWNIRHSNPLRYGDFYVTDIPYDASVEYGLDFNYRLYHYFLFIEKKYGIVLVSRRGQVKNR; encoded by the coding sequence ATGAAAAAATACATGTTTTTTATCTTGATACTAGGTGTTTTAATTGCTTGTTCTACATCAAAGAATGTAACGAATAAATCGAAAGCCGAGGTAGAAATATCGTCGGATAGCACCGAGTACGAGTTAGTTGTGATGGATGCCAGATTTGAAACATATTTGGCGAGTCAGTCTTATCCTAAAGACTTTTATTCGAACGATTATTATAAGCAATGGAATATCCGCTATTGCACCGAATGGAATATTAGGCATTCAAATCCACTTAGGTATGGCGACTTTTACGTAACTGACATTCCATATGATGCAAGTGTTGAGTATGGGCTTGATTTTAATTATCGCTTATATCATTACTTCCTGTTTATCGAAAAGAAATATGGCATCGTTCTGGTATCGCGACGAGGTCAAGTCAAAAACCGTTAA
- a CDS encoding DMT family transporter, whose protein sequence is MNNQSKGILLAATTASLWGMLAIGLKVSLNYFDSYTVVWFRFFIASICLVALYGYQKPAYLKVFKKPPFLMLLAGFLLGSNYIGFMQGVNYAGPAATQIIIQTGPILLGFIGFVFFKEKINLIRAFGFFIAALGFAVFYFYQISEFNANKEDFIKGVIWILFGATSWTAYAVINKKLVSKWHPQQINMIVFAVPVLLFLPLVNFQLFTLSYPWWVWLLMVALGINTVIAYGALAASFKYAEANKISIIITLNPIITFICLEIMMQLNVQWFEMKAVPNMAFMGAGMVLFGAILAVGIKRKS, encoded by the coding sequence ATGAATAATCAATCAAAAGGTATTTTGCTTGCAGCCACTACTGCATCGCTTTGGGGAATGTTAGCTATTGGTTTAAAAGTATCACTCAATTATTTTGATTCTTATACCGTTGTTTGGTTTAGATTTTTTATTGCTTCTATTTGTTTAGTTGCGCTTTATGGATACCAGAAACCAGCCTATTTAAAAGTATTTAAAAAGCCTCCTTTTTTAATGCTCTTAGCAGGATTTCTTTTGGGAAGTAATTACATTGGTTTTATGCAAGGTGTTAATTATGCAGGACCAGCAGCCACACAAATAATTATACAAACAGGGCCTATACTCTTGGGTTTTATAGGGTTCGTATTTTTTAAAGAAAAAATAAATCTGATACGGGCATTTGGATTTTTTATTGCAGCTCTTGGTTTTGCTGTATTTTATTTTTATCAGATAAGTGAGTTTAATGCTAATAAAGAAGACTTTATAAAAGGGGTTATTTGGATATTATTTGGTGCTACATCGTGGACTGCATATGCCGTTATCAACAAAAAGCTAGTGAGTAAATGGCATCCACAACAAATTAACATGATTGTATTTGCCGTACCCGTATTGTTATTTTTACCTCTTGTCAACTTTCAATTATTTACATTAAGTTATCCTTGGTGGGTTTGGTTATTAATGGTTGCTTTGGGCATCAATACTGTTATAGCCTATGGAGCTTTAGCTGCATCATTTAAATATGCCGAGGCCAATAAAATTAGCATCATCATTACATTAAACCCAATCATCACCTTTATTTGTTTAGAAATAATGATGCAGCTAAACGTTCAATGGTTTGAAATGAAAGCTGTACCTAACATGGCCTTTATGGGAGCTGGAATGGTTTTATTTGGTGCAATACTAGCAGTTGGTATAAAACGGAAATCTTAA